The Neorhodopirellula lusitana DNA window TAGTTCGTCGACCAAGGTTTCATCGCTGTAAGGTTTGCTTTTGTCTTCCTTGTCGATGAGCTCTTGCAGCTTCAGGCGAATCGTGTCCCAGGCCACGTCTTCGCCATCTTCAGTTTGAGTTCCACCGACAAAGAAGCGTCGCAAAGGCAGGATTCCGCGAGGCGTTTGGATCCATTTGTCATCGACGGCGCGGCTGACGGTTGTAACGTGGACGCCAACCTTGTCCGCGATTTGCTGCATCTTGAGTGGTTCGATCGCTTCAGGTCCCTCATCCAAGAATCGCTTTTGGTGTTCGACGATCGCTTCGGCGACTTTGGTAAGCGTGCTGCGTCGCTGTTCGATGGAATCGATTAGCCACTGCGCGCCGTTGATCTTTTGTTTGATGAATTCGCGTTCTTCGGCGGAGCAATCGGACGCTTGGAGACGCTTGCGGTAGTACTCGCTGATGAACAGATTGGGCACGCGATCGTCGTCCAATCGAACTCGATATTCGCCGTCGTCGTCTTGTTCCAAAATGATGTCGGGTGTGACATTGGGAACGTAGGTTTCCAGAAACGCAGCACCTGGTTTGGGATTCAGGAGATGGAGGTCTTCCCGAAGTTCTTGGATGTCCTCGATCGAGAAACCGGTCTTCTTTGCGATTTGTGGAAGACGATTTTCAGCGAGGTCGTTCAGGTGGAAGCGAATCAGGGTTTGAAGTTGTTCGAAGTGAGGTAGCTTCGGATCGAGTTGCAGGATCAGGCATTCGCTCAGGTCTCGGGCCGCAATTCCGGTCGGCTCAAGCGACTGAACGATCTGAAGTGCCTCTTCGGCCAGGGCCAGGTCTTCCTTGGAGTGTCCGGGCGGCAGCATGTCCGCGATTGGGGTGCGCAAGTAGCCACCGTCGGACGCGTTTAAAGTGCTGATGATTCGTTCGGCGATCTGTTCCACATCGTCATGGATGTCGAGTTCGGCCAATTGATGCAACAGGAAGTCATTCAGCGACTCGGGTCGTGACTGTGCGTTGGCCATCATGTCGTGTCGGCGGTCAGCCTCTTCGGACATGCGGTTGGCGCTTTGCCGGAACGAATCATCGAAGGTACTCGGCAGTTCCGAGTCCATGTTCGAGAGGCGTTCGAAGTCGTCTTTGTTGTCGTGATCGTTGTCGACAACCAGTTCTTTTTCGTTCTCGCTACGAGCGTCTTTGCTGGGCGCTTCGTCATCCCCTTCGTCGGGCGACAGCGGGTCCCCAGTCACCTGTTCAAGGAGCGGATTTTCATTCATTTCCTGTTCGATGCGTTCCTGCAACGCGAGCGCGTGCATTTGCAGGATTTCCATCGACTGAATCATCCGTGGAGCCAGTTTTTGCACCTGGCTTTGTCGGGCATGTAGCCCCACTGACATCCGCATGGGAGTATTTCTTGTATGGAAAAGCTAGTTGTAACGCGTCGAAGACATTGTATAGCGAATGCAATGCCAACTTACGCCGGAAATACTATCCTATAGCTTTTGTCGGCCGGTCAACGCATCCGCAATTATCTCTCGATTTGCGTATTCGAGAACGCTTCCCGCCGTGATCCCACGCGCTAAACGAGTGATTTGTACGGGGAATTCGCTTAACTGGTTCGACAAATACAGCGAAGTTCCATCACCTTCGACCGTGGGATTGGTGGCCATAATTATTTCGGAAAAATTTCCTTCACGGACCCGATCAACCAGTGATTCGATGGTCAGTTGGTCGGGAGTGATCCCATCAAGCGGAGCGATTCGGCCGAGCAGGACATGGTAGAGCCCTTGGTATGCGCCCGACGCTTCCAGGCTAAGCAGGTCGCGAGGCTGTTCGACGACGCACAGCCGGCTGGGGTCCCGTTTGGGGTCGACGCAGATCTGGCAGAGCTCATTTTCAGAAAGGTTGAAGCAAGCGGCGCAGTAGCGCACGTCCGTTCGAACTTTGCGAATGGCATCGGCGAGGGCGAGGGCGTCTTCTTCCCGCACCCTTAGCAAGTGAAACGCAAGTCGCTCGGCGCTCTTGCGACCGATCCCTGGAAGTTGGCTCAGCCGATCAACCAGCTGGGAAACTGCTCCGGCGTGTCCGCTCATCCATTTCCGCCGGTGAAGCTACTCAAGAGACCTTCCATGCCGGGAAGGTTGATGTCCAGGTCGCTGGCCATTTGGCTGACCGCGCTAGCGTAGAGTTGTTTGGCTTCCGCGCCAGCGAGGTTGGTCGCGTCTTGGATTGCTTGGCCGAGAGTCTCGTGGGAGACAGCTTGTTGTCCTTCGGCTCCCAGTGCGACGGGGTTCACGGCAACGTCTTGGACTTCGCCCACTCCGTTCATGGTGATCGCAACGTGGCCACATGACGAGTTCGCGGTCACTCGCTCGGACTTCATTTGTTCGTTGAGTTCCTTCATGCGATCAGGCAAGTCTTGGAGTTTGCCGATGATCGACGCGATGTTGCCGAGATTACCGAGTCCTTTGAACATGATTGATTTCCTATTTGCGAAAAGCAGCGTTGGCGGGTGGGGTTGGCTGTAGGGTAGCGGAACTGGACGCGAAGTTCGATCCGAACGGACTAGTCATACGGCTTGGGCGGTCAGCGGTTCGGTAGGCATTTTCGCGTCTAGGCAACTGTCCCAGGTTTTCAGCCGGTTGTGCTGGGTAGCGTCCTGGCGGCGTCGCATCCGTGTTGGCGGTGGTTCGTACTTAGTTGCGAAATGTGCCGGAGGCGTTGTGGAAGCGTGATCAATTTCGTGGCGTGTCGATTTTGATCAGCTCGGCACCGAGCAGTTCAATGCACGCTCGTACGATCGGCTTCACTTCAATCTCGGCCATGCGTTGCATGCGGTTCTTGGCTTTGGGTTTCGGAGCGGCTTGTTGAACGACCTGGGATTTCGTGCCGGTTGCTAAGGCCAGTGATACCTTTTTGCCTGTCACGCGGGCAATGGTTTTGACGATCTCTTCTTTGTTCGTTGGCGAGCCACAGCGACTCAAGGCCAGTGCCGATGACTCGGGGAAGGTCAGCCGGACGAGACCTGGCTCGGGTGAGTCGACGCGTTCGGCGGCCCGCATCAAGGTTGCGGTGATTGGGTCAATTTCATCCAGGACCTGTTCCCAGCAAGACTTCAAGATAGCTTCGTTGATGGGGTCAGCGTCGCTATTGAAAGTTTCCGCCGGCGCTTCGGATTGGGCGGTTGCCGTTGCTGCATTGGCCGGAGTTGCGGGAGCCGTGGCCTGACGAGTTGCGGTCTGGGCTGGTGCTGGAGCCTGGACTGTTGTTGATGTGATCGGGGCGGGAGCGGATGCATCGCTCGCCGGAAGGCTTGCGGTCGGTGCGGGCGACCCGTTCGACGCGGCAGCTGGATTCGGTGTCGCTGGAACCGGTTGTGTGGTTGGTCGAGAAGCGGGGGCCGAAGCGGCAGTTTGGCCGGAGGCTGATGGTTGGGGGGGCCTCGCTTGTGCGTTACTTAGCTGCTTTTTTTTTTCGCCCGCACCGCCCGACGCGGATCCGGCGGCAGCGGCCAGGTCGACAATAGCTTGCAGGTCCGGCAGGTGGCAGATCTGGATTAGTGTTGATTCCAACAGCACCCGGGCGTGCACGCTGTGCCGGATTCGAACCAACGTTTCGTCGACTAAACCGACAATTGCCAGGACCGTTTGCAGGCCCCATTGTTGGCCGAGTTGCGAGAGAGAGTCGTGCATGGAAGCAGCAGCGTATCGCATTAACGATGCATCGCAGCCCACGCTGACGGTCATTAAATCGCGAAAGTAGCCAAGCATTTGTTCGGTCAGACGACCCGCGTCCACGCCGGCCGCGATCGCGTCATCGACTTGTTTCAAAGCGTCCGCGGCGTCGCGACGCTGCATCGCTTCGGCGAGACGATGCAGGCGTTGGTCGTCGGCGGTGCCGAGCATGACGTGGACTTGATCGGCGGTCAGGTGCCCGTCACTGAAGCTAAGGACCTGTTCCAGCAACGATTGGCTGTCGCGCATCGAGCCAGCGGCGCGGCGGGCGAGCAATTCCAGTGCTTCGTCTTCGGCCGTTCCCTTTTCCGCTTCCACGATTTCTCGCAGCCGACCGACAATCTTGCTGCTTTCCACCGGCGCGAAATCGAATCGCTGGCAACGGCTTAGAACCGTGATCGGAATTTTTTCCGGGTCCGTCGTGCAGAAAATGAACTTCACATGTTCCGGCGGTTCTTCCAGCGTCTTGAGCAACGCGTTGAACGCCGCTCCGGTCAGCATGTGAACTTCGTCGATGATGTAAATTTTGTAGCGAGACCGACTGGGGCGAACGCCGACGTTGGCTCGGAGTGAGCGGATTTCGTCGATCCCGCGGTTGCTGGCACCGTCGATTTCAATGACATCGACGTCTTCACCCGAATCAATTGCCTGGGCGACATCGCTTTCGCTGTCAGGATTGGCGGTGGGCCCATCGGGATGGTTCAGGGCTTTGGCAAAAATCCGAGCGGTGCTGGTTTTACCGACCCCTCGAGCACCGGTGAACAGGTAGGCGTGGCCGACACGCGAAGTTTCAATCGCACCCTGCAGCGCCCGGGCGACGTGATCCTGTCCGACCAGTTGATCGAAATCACGCGGCCGATATCGCCGAGCAACGACGACGTACGAGCCATCCTCGCTTGCAGCTCCCGAAGATCCAGTGTTTGCCGAGTTTTCGGACATAAGCAGGTGGGGCCGCTGGCGATGGGGAACTGCTGGCGATTAAAAAAATCCCCCCACGCGTTGGAGGCGACCCTCACACAAAGCGGCACCGTTTATGGCTGCTCCAGTTAAGGCCTGACCAGGTTCACAGCTTGCAGTCGCAAGGGTCGCCACCATCACGAGGGGGGAGGTCAATCGAGATTGATCGGCGAGTTGGGGCAGTTTAGAACATCAACCGAGTTCGCGAAAGATGCAGTAATCCGTTAACTTGTCGAACCTGATTTTTATCTGATCGATCTGAGTATCTGTCTTCCAGTTTCCTAGAGGTCTTTCGTTGAGCGACGCTACCGATACCCAGTCCAATCCGCTGCCGTCCAATCCGCCACCGACCAATCCGTTGCCAACCCCTGCCAAAACCAAGAATCCCAACAAACGGGTCTCCGACAGCCACCGAGGCGATAATTCTTGGAAGGCTTATTCGAATCAGTGGAAAGCGAATCACGGCACGCAGTTGATGGCCTTTGCGGGTTTGGTGTTTTTGGTCGGGGCGGGATACCTGTTTTACCAACAGAATAAATTTCAACCGCCGATGTTTCCCGAAGGGGATTCGATCGATAGCGTTCGGGAACAATTGATTGATGTCGAGTCTGGCGGAGTCACACCAGAAGGTGCGTTGGGACTGAGCGAAACTGGCGATGAAAAGGTTGCGAGCCAATTCGTAATGCTTCGGGTGCTTGGTGCTTCGGACAAAAAGGGCAAAATCCGCGTGGCGGTCTATGACTCCGGCGAGAGCTTTAACCAAGTGGAAAAGGCGATTTGGAAGCGAGCTTGGCCTGTGAAGACGGAGGGGCATCTGACGCTCGAAATCCCGCTGGACGACCAACCGGAAGAGTTTGCAATCGCGGTGTTCCAAGACGTCAATGACAACGGCAAACTGGATCGCAACAAGCTGGGAATCCCCGCGGAGCGTTATGGATTCAGTCGGGGAGCTCGCGGCAAGTTGGGGCCGCCAGCGTTCAGCGAAGCTGTGATTCCGCGTCCGCAACCTGGCCAATTGATCGAATTGGAAATTTGGTAGCGGCGCGTTCTCGCGGCAGACGACGCCCCTCTGTGCTCTCGATTTGCGAGTAATCGAGATATCGGCTTCTTGAACCGGCTTCTGGGTTCGAGCTTCTGGAATCTAATTGCGTACGTGCCATCTGATGGGCCTGCTGAAACGGCACTCGAGCTGATGCGTCATTGGAAGCTACCCGTTTGGTGGAAAGCTGGCATTGACGTGGCTCTTCAAAAAGTCCTACCACCAGCCGCGTTCCGATTCATTCGAATGCAATGATTTTTAGGATCTTGCTCGATTTTCAGCCTGACACGGTCGATGAATGGGGACGGATGTCTATTTGAATACAGAATGAATCCGCTTCCCATTCAGATTCCGCGTCGAGTCATCGTCGATCAGTTTGCCGCTCTTTTGAGACGTGGCTTTTGACTGTGCGAAGGCGAATGAACGACGCTGAGGATGCGAAAACGACGCAGAGGACGCGAATATGATGCACCAAAAAAGCCACAACTCACCGATTCAGCTCGCTTCGTCCGAGGCCCAACCTGTCCTGGCTCAGCCTGGATTAGCGGCCCAGCCGGGAACCAAAGCTCAGTGCGTCAGGCGGCTGATCTATCGATCGCTGTTAGCCGTTTGCGTCGTTTCGCCTGTGTTTTCGGCAGGTTGTCGTAGCGGCAAGCCGGGCTGGAATATGTTCGGTCGACGCAGTGAGCCATCTGCGGCGATGCTGGCGGGGTCCGGGCCAACGCTCACCTACCCCACGCCTCCGTCGTCGAAGGCGACCCCTGAGGCAATCGCTTCGATCGCCGGCGGTACCGCTCCAGCACGTGCGAACACGCCTCAGACTCCATCGATGCCGGGCACGCCAGGGGCAAGTCCTTACGCGTTGGCTGGAAATCAATCCGCAGCACCACCCGCGTATTCATTGCCCGGTAGCGGCAGCGGCAATACAACCTCGCCATCGGCTCCATCAGCTTACAAGACGCCCAGCTACGCGGCGGCTTCGGCCAACGGATACGCTGCCGGTGGCACTCCGGTTAGCTCGCCATCGGCGTCTGCTAGCGCAAGTCAGGTTGCCTCGGCAGCCAAGGCCAGTGCCAGCGGTCCGACTGGCTATCAGCTAGGGGCACCGTCCAGTTCGGTCCCGCCAAACACTATTGCGAAATCGCCGACTAGTCTTGGTGGCCAAACCAATAGCTCGCAGTCCCCGAATGCTTCATCGTTCGCTTTGCCAGCATTGAATTCTTTGACACCGTCGCGTTTGGCCAGCAGTCAATCGCCGGCCGGTGGCACCGCTGCGAGTAGTTCCGGTGGTTTCACGTTGCCATCGAGCATCTCAACGCCACCCGTGACAACTCCGTCGACGACCTCGACTGCCGCGGCGGCTGGCATTCCTAAGTCCAGCAGTCCCTACGCAGTGCCTGCGGCATCGACCGCTTTGGCTGCCATTGGGCTTCCGCCTAGCAATGCGGCATCCAGTCCCGCTTCGCCAAGCAACGGATTGTCCACGCCAATTTCGGGCTCGGAAGTAGCGGCTGAGTCTGCCGCAACGCCTAGTTTCCAAACCGCATCGAACCCCTCGGCCAGCACCAGTGGTGCGGCGAGTTCGGCCGAACCGGCCAGCGTTCGTCCAGCGGGTTACATGCCTGGCAGCACCGGGGCATCGAGCAGCTACCCATCTGGCTCGCAGTTGCGATAGTTTGGCCGGCTCGCAGTCACGATAAGTCGGACTGGGCTCTCGTCCAAGATGTTTGCCCGCTTCATGGGCACATCTGTATGGGCACATCCGCCAACTTGCGGCTGTTGGAAGCGTTTTTCAGCGAATCGCGATCTTTCGATAGGGTCGCGTGCGTTTGGACCGATTGGGCACTTACTCGTTCGAGGTGCGGCGAAGCTGACGCTGCGGCCCACCTCACGTGCCATTGGCTGCGACGCGACATGCGGTTTCTGGCTTGTTCATGCGAGCCGGGGTGAAACTTCATTCCAGGTGACGCTGAGCCTGGGCGAAACGCAGGCTACGGCGAACCTGGCCAAGCTGTGAACTTAGCGAGATTGGGAGCTTGCCCTTTGCTGCGAGCTTGACCAGCGGGCAAGATTCGCGGGCATGAAATCTGGATTTCGCTAACGAGTTGTCCTGGCGGGGGCAAACTCATCTCGCTTGAAATTCAGCAACCTCTACAATGAAGCTCATTCTCAACAGTCGATCATCTTGAAATCGATTTGGTTGGTTGTTGATGGCTTTCGAGGATTTAGAACTTCCCGGGCGGATTGTTCGTACCAACTCCGCTTCTGTACCGATTTTGCCTCTGTATTGTCGACTCGCCAAGCTCACCCCCCTGCTCCGTTCCGCCACCTACCCACCTCAGTTTCTTATGCCCGTCGTACTCAATCGCAATTGTTCTGTTCGGTTCACTCGTCTCGTGATGATGCCGATCGTTCTGGCAATCGGGTTGGTGAGCGTCATGCCCGCCAATCGGGCTCAAGCTTGCCCGTTTTGCAGTGCGGTGGCGCAAACCCTGCGTCAAGAAATGGAGGCAATGGACGCCGTTGTCGTCGCCTCCGCCACGCAAAGCGACGCGACTCGTAATACGGATACTGGCGAAGTTTCGATGCAAATCGAGGCTGTTTTGAAGGGTGGCGAGCACGTGAAGGTCGGCCAAAACGTCAAGGCGATCTACTTCGGTGACGTGGCACGTGGGCGTCGTTTCTTGTTGTCGGGGGTCGATCCGGACGACATGCAGTGGTCGTGTTTGCCGCTGACACCGCGAGCCGAGGTGTATGTGACCAAGATTCCTGAACTGGCTAAGAAGGACGATGCCACGCGACTTCATTTCTATTTGAAGTACCTCGAAGACGAAGATTCCATGCTTTCACGGGACGCTTACGACGAGTTCGCGGTGGCTCCCTACGCATCGGTTCAGCAGATCAAGGACGAAATGGACCACGATCAATTGTTGAAGTGGATCGCCGATCCAGAAATGTCGCCCGACCGCAAGCGTTTGTATTTGACGATGTTGGGTGTGTGCGGTTCGAAGGCTGATTTGCCGCTGTTGGAAGAAATGCTGCTAAGCACCCAAAAGACGGCTCGAACCGGGCTCGATGCCCTGATCGCGTGCTATTTGACTTTGGCTGGCGAAGACGGTTTGGAACTGATCAATAAGCAGTTCTTGGTGAATCAGCAGGCCTCTTACGCGGACACCTACGCTGCGATTATGGCGATTCGTTTCCACGGGACCGAGGGCGGAGTGATCGCGCGAAGTGCGTTGGTGGAGTCCTTGCATTTCATCCTGGATCGCGTTGATCTAGCCGATTTGGTCATCCCGGACCTGGCCCGGTGGCAAGATTGGAGCCAAGTCAAGAAGCTGAAAGAGTTGTTCTTGGCGGCGGATGCTGAAAACAATTGGGTGCGTGTGCCAGTGATCAATTACATGCGAGCGTGCCCGACCGACGAGGCCGCTGAAGCGATGGAAGAGCTGAAGAAGGCGGACCCCGAAAGTGTTCGCCGTGCCAACACGTTTTTCGCCGTTCCGAAGCCGACCGATGAAGTGAAGCCACAGCTTCAGTAACAACGGCGTGGGAAGGCAGTTTGGCACCGTCCCGAAGCAGGATCCGTGGTTGGGCTCGCCAAAGTTCAGGAATGCCTGCGTTCAGGAAGATCAGCGTTCACGAATACCAGCGTTCAGGCAGTCCAGCGTTTCCCCGAAGTCTGGCGACATCGGCGACGACGAAGGCGGCATCGGCTGAAGGTGGCATTGGCTACTGAAAAATGGGTCGGTTCCTTCGGGGGAGTTCTCGAGAAGGGGGCTTGATGGACCAGCGAACCCATTTTGGCTTGAACGCGTAACGGACCTCGTATCGTTTTCGTCTCCTAATTTTCGTTCGTCCGACACGCCATGTCCGCTGACCTTCAACTTTCTGCCGCGTCCGATTCGGCCGATTTCCCGTACAAGGCGATCAGCCGAGGGGCCGTCGTTTCAATCGTGTTTTTGGCGTTGGCGTTACCGGGGTTGATGCCCACTTTTGCACCGATGTTGGTGTTGGCGGTTCCCGGCATCATCTTCGCGATCTTGGCACTCCGCGCGATCAAACGCTATCCAGACGAATTCAGTGGCCAAGGCTTGGCGATGGCTGGGCTGATCGGTTGCAGTTTGTTGTTTGTTGGAGGCGTTGCTCAGCACACCTACATCTACTTAACGGAGGTGCCTGATGGTTACGAGCGAGTCCAGTTTTTCAAGCTGCAGGCACCTGAAAATGGGCCAGACATGCCCACCGAGTTGGCACTTGAGATTGACGGGGATCCGGTCTTTTTGAAAGGCTATATCCACCCCAGCAGCGGTAGTGGGATGTTGCGTCAGTTCATCTTGGTCCCCGATTTAGGCACGTGCTGTTTTGGCGGACAACCCAAGAGTAGCGACATGATTGAAGTCACGCTGCCTGCGGGGAACTCGGTTCGAGCCGGGATGACGAAGCGGAAACTGGCGGGGACTTTCAAGGTGAATCGCCCGCAAAAGAAGACTGACTTCGACAAGCCGCTGTTCTATAAAATGCGTGTCGACGAATACAAATAGCGACTACACCCAACGACAAAGGCCCGATGAAAACTCTCAATCACAACCCGCGTCGATCACTCGTTTTTGCCGGCCTGATTGCCTTGGCTGGAAGCGGCGCGTTCGGTGCCGGAATTGCTGTAGCGGAAGAGAAGCCCAAAGGGCCATCGATTGCTGAGCAGCGTCGAGCGATCATGCGAGGCGAAGCTGCTGGACGCACCAAGGTGGAAGTCCGCAAGTCCAGTCAAGCTGACTTAGAAAAAGGCGACATCACTTTCGATGACCTGAAGTTCGAGATCGAAAAGGATGCGGTCTTCGAAGAGTCCAAGCTCTCCGACACGCTCCGTTTCCTGGATGGTCGGAAGGTCAAGCTACGAGGCTATATTTTGCCGAGCACGTTGTTCAAAGAAACAGACATCGCCGAGTTCGTTTTGGTGCGAGATAACCAAGAGTGCTGCTTCGGTCCTGGAGCCGCTCTGTTCGACTGCGTGATGGTCAAAATGCAGGGCGGCAAGACAACGGACTTTGTGACTCGTCCTGTTACAGTCGAAGGCAAATTTGTCTTCGATCCGGTTCAGTACAAGTATCCACCCGGCGTGGGCCCGAGAGGTGCAAGTCACTTTGCAATCTTCCGCATCGAAGGCGTGAGCGTGCGTTAGCGATCACGTGGTTTAGCAGTCTGATGGGACTGTCCGTGGAATGGCATCCGTCCGCATCAATGGCTCGTATGCACATGAGCCGAG harbors:
- the rpoN gene encoding RNA polymerase factor sigma-54: MRMSVGLHARQSQVQKLAPRMIQSMEILQMHALALQERIEQEMNENPLLEQVTGDPLSPDEGDDEAPSKDARSENEKELVVDNDHDNKDDFERLSNMDSELPSTFDDSFRQSANRMSEEADRRHDMMANAQSRPESLNDFLLHQLAELDIHDDVEQIAERIISTLNASDGGYLRTPIADMLPPGHSKEDLALAEEALQIVQSLEPTGIAARDLSECLILQLDPKLPHFEQLQTLIRFHLNDLAENRLPQIAKKTGFSIEDIQELREDLHLLNPKPGAAFLETYVPNVTPDIILEQDDDGEYRVRLDDDRVPNLFISEYYRKRLQASDCSAEEREFIKQKINGAQWLIDSIEQRRSTLTKVAEAIVEHQKRFLDEGPEAIEPLKMQQIADKVGVHVTTVSRAVDDKWIQTPRGILPLRRFFVGGTQTEDGEDVAWDTIRLKLQELIDKEDKSKPYSDETLVDELRNAGMTVARRTVTKYRKKMGIPSSRKRRDWSLNST
- the recR gene encoding recombination mediator RecR — translated: MSGHAGAVSQLVDRLSQLPGIGRKSAERLAFHLLRVREEDALALADAIRKVRTDVRYCAACFNLSENELCQICVDPKRDPSRLCVVEQPRDLLSLEASGAYQGLYHVLLGRIAPLDGITPDQLTIESLVDRVREGNFSEIIMATNPTVEGDGTSLYLSNQLSEFPVQITRLARGITAGSVLEYANREIIADALTGRQKL
- a CDS encoding YbaB/EbfC family nucleoid-associated protein — translated: MFKGLGNLGNIASIIGKLQDLPDRMKELNEQMKSERVTANSSCGHVAITMNGVGEVQDVAVNPVALGAEGQQAVSHETLGQAIQDATNLAGAEAKQLYASAVSQMASDLDINLPGMEGLLSSFTGGNG
- the dnaX gene encoding DNA polymerase III subunit gamma/tau; its protein translation is MSENSANTGSSGAASEDGSYVVVARRYRPRDFDQLVGQDHVARALQGAIETSRVGHAYLFTGARGVGKTSTARIFAKALNHPDGPTANPDSESDVAQAIDSGEDVDVIEIDGASNRGIDEIRSLRANVGVRPSRSRYKIYIIDEVHMLTGAAFNALLKTLEEPPEHVKFIFCTTDPEKIPITVLSRCQRFDFAPVESSKIVGRLREIVEAEKGTAEDEALELLARRAAGSMRDSQSLLEQVLSFSDGHLTADQVHVMLGTADDQRLHRLAEAMQRRDAADALKQVDDAIAAGVDAGRLTEQMLGYFRDLMTVSVGCDASLMRYAAASMHDSLSQLGQQWGLQTVLAIVGLVDETLVRIRHSVHARVLLESTLIQICHLPDLQAIVDLAAAAGSASGGAGEKKKQLSNAQARPPQPSASGQTAASAPASRPTTQPVPATPNPAAASNGSPAPTASLPASDASAPAPITSTTVQAPAPAQTATRQATAPATPANAATATAQSEAPAETFNSDADPINEAILKSCWEQVLDEIDPITATLMRAAERVDSPEPGLVRLTFPESSALALSRCGSPTNKEEIVKTIARVTGKKVSLALATGTKSQVVQQAAPKPKAKNRMQRMAEIEVKPIVRACIELLGAELIKIDTPRN
- a CDS encoding DUF2141 domain-containing protein is translated as MSDATDTQSNPLPSNPPPTNPLPTPAKTKNPNKRVSDSHRGDNSWKAYSNQWKANHGTQLMAFAGLVFLVGAGYLFYQQNKFQPPMFPEGDSIDSVREQLIDVESGGVTPEGALGLSETGDEKVASQFVMLRVLGASDKKGKIRVAVYDSGESFNQVEKAIWKRAWPVKTEGHLTLEIPLDDQPEEFAIAVFQDVNDNGKLDRNKLGIPAERYGFSRGARGKLGPPAFSEAVIPRPQPGQLIELEIW
- a CDS encoding DUF3299 domain-containing protein, coding for MSADLQLSAASDSADFPYKAISRGAVVSIVFLALALPGLMPTFAPMLVLAVPGIIFAILALRAIKRYPDEFSGQGLAMAGLIGCSLLFVGGVAQHTYIYLTEVPDGYERVQFFKLQAPENGPDMPTELALEIDGDPVFLKGYIHPSSGSGMLRQFILVPDLGTCCFGGQPKSSDMIEVTLPAGNSVRAGMTKRKLAGTFKVNRPQKKTDFDKPLFYKMRVDEYK
- a CDS encoding DUF3299 domain-containing protein; amino-acid sequence: MKTLNHNPRRSLVFAGLIALAGSGAFGAGIAVAEEKPKGPSIAEQRRAIMRGEAAGRTKVEVRKSSQADLEKGDITFDDLKFEIEKDAVFEESKLSDTLRFLDGRKVKLRGYILPSTLFKETDIAEFVLVRDNQECCFGPGAALFDCVMVKMQGGKTTDFVTRPVTVEGKFVFDPVQYKYPPGVGPRGASHFAIFRIEGVSVR